The Ornithodoros turicata isolate Travis chromosome 7, ASM3712646v1, whole genome shotgun sequence genome includes a region encoding these proteins:
- the LOC135401626 gene encoding iduronate 2-sulfatase-like, translated as MLSQSTADNGASFWPNAFNSPIYSGRITHNGGVSLSFPLFSTIACTTKVLNMSRRDDTLWKRKELTRRSMGFVFIAWMVTTVQCCAPDGRPNVLLIIVDDLRPTLGIYGDRLAITPAIDSLANNGIVFANAHAQQALCAPSRTSFLTSRRPDSLHLYGTGPYWRTHAGNFTTIPQYFKGHGYHTVSVGKVFHPGPISGHTDDYPFSWSQEPYHPSSLRFENTKVCPDPDGTLENNLLCAVNVTSQPEGTLPDIQSTAYASAFLRRWAKRSSGGPDGRFFLAVGFHKPHIPFRIPAKYLSMYPLSNISLAPDPTLPSGLPSVAWNPWMDLRRRRDVAALNISFPYGPMPVPFQKAVRQQYYAAVSYIDDQVGQLLQVLEETRLRDDTLIVLMGDHGWSLGEHQEWAKYSNYQVATRTPLIVSFPPCDEGRVPRVNPVPEPVMLLDLFPTMAIASRLPAPRPCSAIPIAGDKFTCTEGRNLLAAASSITPLGSRREILTQYPRPSVQPRWDSDQPKEDAIQIMGYSMLSMEYRYTEWIKFNGSTYEKDWGVCYARELYDLQADGMEDHNVAGLSHYAGLVERLSQRLKYIVGDLFKNGYS; from the exons ATGTTGTCACAGTCGACGGCTGATAACGGCGCAAGCTTCTGGCCCAACGCATTCAACTCTCCTATATATAGTGGACGAATAACACACAACGGCGGCGTGTCATTATCATTTCCGCTGTTTTCCACCATCGCGTGCACGACAAAAGTCCTGAACATG AGTCGGAGAGATGATACACTTTGGAAACGAAAGGAACTCACGAGGAGGTCAATGGGTTTCGTGTTCATTGCATGGATGGTGACTACAGTTCAGTGTTGTGCCCCAG ATGGGAGGCCGAACGTGCTTCTGATAATTGTTGATGACCTACGTCCGACGCTCGGAATTTATGGCGACCGATTAGCGATCACACCAGCTATCGACAGTTTGGCTAACAATGGCATCGTCTTCGCAAACGCTCATGCCCAG CAAGCGCTATGCGCTCCAAGCAGGACATCTTTCCTGACCAGTCGACGTCCTGACAGCTTGCATCTGTATGGAACGGGTCCTTACTGGAGGACACACGCGGGCAACTTCACTACCATCCCACAATACTTCAAAGGACACGGCTACCATACAGTGAGCGTTGGAAAGGTGTTCCACCCAG GACCTATTTCCGGCCACACGGATGACTACCCTTTCAGTTGGTCTCAAGAACCTTATCATCCTTCGTCACTGCGCTTCGAAAATACCAAG GTGTGTCCGGACCCTGACGGAACTCTCGAAAACAACCTGCTGTGTGCGGTGAACGTGACTTCCCAACCAGAAGGGACGCTGCCAGACATACAGAGCACGGCTTACGCATCAGCGTTTCTGCGTCGCTGGGCAAAACGCAGTTCGGGTGGCCCCGATGGACGTTTCTTCCTCGCTGTTGGTTTTCACAAACCTCACATCCCTTTCAGGATTCCGGCGAAGTACCTGA GCATGTATCCTCTGTCGAATATATCGCTCGCTCCAGATCCCACTCTTCCCAGTGGGCTGCCGTCCGTCGCATGGAACCCGTGGATGGACCTGAGGAGGCGCAGGGACGTTGCGGCTCTCAACATCAGCTTTCCCTACGGACCGATGCCAGTTCCTTTTCAG AAGGCAGTCCGCCAGCAATACTACGCCGCAGTTTCTTACATTGACGACCAAGTTGGACAGCTACTGCAAGTTCTGGAGGAGACGAGGCTCCGAGATGATACCCTTATTGTGCTTATGGGCGACCACG GTTGGTCTCTCGGCGAGCACCAAGAATGGGCAAAGTACAGCAACTACCAAGTAGCGACGCGGACGCCCCTCATCGTCTCATTCCCTCCGTGTGACGAAGGACGGGTACCTAGGGTAAACCCCGTCCCCGAGCCCGTTATGCTGTTGGACCTGTTTCCAACGATGGCCATCGCTTCACGCTTACCCGCACCACGACCTTGCAGCGCCATTCCGATTGCGGGAGATAAATTCACGTGCACCGAGGGTAGGAACCTGTTGGCGGCGGCGTCCAGCATAACGCCGTTGGGCTCGAGACGGGAAATCCTAACCCAGTACCCGAGACCGTCCGTGCAACCGAGGTGGGACAGTGACCAACCGAAGGAGGACGCTATTCAAATTATGGGCTACTCCATGCTGTCTATGGAATACCGGTATACAGAGTGGATCAAGTTCAACGGTAGCACTTACGAGAAGGACTGGGGAGTGTGTTACGCGCGCGAGTTGTACGATCTCCAAGCTGATGGCATGGAAGACCACAACGTCGCAGGGTTATCTCACTATGCAGGTCTTGTAGAGCGGCTGTCACAAAGGCTCAAGTACATTGTAGGGGATCTTTTCAAGAATGGATATTCGTAA